In Deinococcus seoulensis, the following proteins share a genomic window:
- a CDS encoding HNH endonuclease, translating into MGRKDREQASWVEDTRTVPLDVCVLCGREGDMTDHHLVPKSQGRRQGVKLGEIPTVKMCAACQGFLSKTFSNAQLANELNTVEAILARDEVQKFVKWVQKQPLTKGVRVH; encoded by the coding sequence ATGGGTCGTAAGGATCGGGAGCAGGCGAGCTGGGTCGAGGATACGCGCACGGTACCGCTGGACGTGTGCGTGCTGTGCGGGCGCGAGGGGGACATGACGGATCATCACCTCGTGCCGAAGTCGCAGGGGCGGCGGCAGGGTGTGAAACTGGGCGAGATTCCCACCGTGAAGATGTGCGCGGCCTGCCAGGGCTTCCTGAGCAAGACGTTCAGTAACGCGCAACTGGCGAACGAGTTGAATACCGTGGAGGCGATTCTGGCGCGTGATGAGGTGCAGAAGTTCGTGAAGTGGGTGCAGAAGCAGCCGCTGACGAAGGGTGTGCGCGTTCACTGA
- a CDS encoding TIR domain-containing protein, which yields MIERTEKIETARSYITAIDQLSSPEDMNFQVWQSRVAQFLQSTFGSQSWQYERFIGISWKFSPRSMVAGTDYGAIRSKTFLNGKLGAKTLLEEAIRDLQSVKIDSSVFFKQAPERRIFITHGRNPEWMEVQRYIEQTIKIPTVELSQAASLGRTIIEKLEQESKNCGYAVIVMSGDDNGEDGSVRVRENVMHELGWFQAKYGRGRVCLLHEDGVSIPSNVSGLVYIPYPKNRVRSAFADLRDEIEAIYGKTE from the coding sequence ATGATTGAGCGGACCGAAAAGATCGAAACGGCGAGGAGTTATATCACGGCCATAGATCAACTTTCGTCGCCTGAGGATATGAATTTTCAAGTATGGCAATCTAGAGTGGCTCAATTTTTACAATCAACTTTCGGGAGTCAATCCTGGCAATACGAGAGATTTATTGGAATAAGCTGGAAATTTTCACCGAGGTCAATGGTGGCAGGTACTGATTATGGAGCTATTCGTAGTAAAACTTTCCTGAATGGAAAGCTGGGTGCAAAAACATTATTGGAAGAGGCGATTAGAGATTTGCAGTCTGTGAAGATCGACTCATCGGTATTTTTTAAACAAGCCCCAGAGAGAAGGATATTTATCACTCATGGCAGAAATCCTGAATGGATGGAAGTTCAGAGATATATTGAACAGACAATAAAAATTCCAACAGTAGAACTGTCTCAGGCGGCAAGTCTGGGAAGAACAATTATTGAAAAATTGGAGCAGGAGTCAAAAAATTGTGGATATGCTGTTATTGTTATGAGCGGGGATGATAATGGCGAGGATGGTAGTGTCAGGGTCAGAGAAAACGTAATGCACGAACTTGGCTGGTTCCAGGCTAAATATGGACGCGGTCGTGTATGTCTTTTGCACGAAGACGGCGTATCTATACCCTCAAATGTATCCGGCTTAGTTTACATCCCTTATCCTAAGAATAGAGTGCGTTCAGCATTTGCTGATTTGCGGGATGAAATTGAAGCCATTTACGGAAAGACGGAATAA
- the acnA gene encoding aconitate hydratase AcnA, with protein sequence MAMNLFGARDTLTTQSGQKLYYYNLNKLQEQGHDISRLPVSIKVLLESVLREANDYDVRREDVATVAGWKPVNEEVEIPFKPARVILQDFTGVPAVVDLAAMRSAMVKLGGDPSKINPLIPVDLVIDHSVQVDEFGTDFALANNMALEFERNRERYEFLRWGQQAFDNFGVVPPASGIVHQVNLEYLAKGVQSRPEDDGVVVYPDSLVGTDSHTTMINGLGIVGWGVGGIEAEAVMLGQPIYMLMPEVIGFKITGAMPEGATATDLALRVTEMLRAKGVVGKFVEFYGAGLSNMTLPDRATIANMAPEYGATMGFFPVDDEALRYLRRTGRLETEIELVEAYYKAQGMYRTDETVDPVFTDTIELDLGTIVPSLAGPKRPQDRVDLTGMHTVFNEALTAPVKARGFELPADKLDAQGTITGTDIKIGHGAVTLASITSCTNTSNPSVLIAAGLVAKKAVELGLDSKPWVKTSLAPGSRVVTEYLEAAGLQTYLDQIGFNTVGYGCMTCIGNSGPLPEPTVDAINEGDLVVASVLSGNRNFEGRVNPHIKANYLASPPLVVAYALAGTVVNDIVNDPIGTGKDGQPVYLRDVWPTAAEIQTVMDSAINADMFRKVYDGIEKSNQDWNAIPVAEGALYDWKEDSTYIQNPPFFDNLAGGPSDIVSIEGARALVKVGDSVTTDHISPAGSFKSDTPAGKFLTERGILPKDFNSYGSRRGNDRIMTRGTFANIRLKNQLAPGTEGGFTTDYTTGQVSSIYDASVNYKASNIPLVIFAGKDYGMGSSRDWAAKGTFLLGVKAVIAESFERIHRSNLVGMGVLPLQYKNGETAESLGINGDETFDVILPGDLKPRQDVDVKITAKDGSTRTITVQCRIDTPVEIDYYKNGGILQTVLRGILAKSNEVKA encoded by the coding sequence ATGGCGATGAACCTGTTCGGCGCACGCGACACGCTCACCACGCAAAGCGGCCAGAAACTCTACTACTACAACCTCAACAAACTCCAGGAGCAGGGCCATGACATCAGCCGCCTGCCGGTCAGCATCAAGGTGCTGCTCGAAAGCGTGCTGCGCGAAGCCAACGACTACGACGTGCGCCGCGAGGACGTCGCCACCGTCGCCGGGTGGAAACCCGTCAACGAGGAAGTCGAGATTCCCTTCAAGCCCGCCCGCGTGATCCTCCAGGACTTCACCGGCGTGCCCGCCGTCGTGGACCTCGCCGCCATGCGCTCCGCCATGGTCAAACTCGGCGGCGACCCCAGCAAGATCAACCCGCTGATCCCCGTGGACCTCGTCATCGACCACTCCGTGCAGGTCGACGAGTTCGGCACCGACTTCGCCCTCGCCAACAACATGGCCCTCGAATTCGAACGCAACCGCGAACGCTACGAGTTCCTCCGCTGGGGCCAGCAGGCCTTCGACAACTTCGGCGTCGTGCCCCCCGCCTCGGGCATCGTGCACCAGGTCAACCTGGAGTACCTCGCCAAGGGCGTCCAGAGCCGCCCCGAAGACGACGGCGTCGTCGTGTACCCCGATAGCCTCGTCGGCACGGATTCTCATACCACCATGATCAACGGCCTGGGCATCGTCGGCTGGGGCGTCGGCGGCATCGAGGCCGAGGCCGTCATGCTCGGCCAGCCCATCTACATGCTGATGCCCGAAGTCATCGGCTTCAAGATCACGGGCGCCATGCCCGAAGGTGCGACCGCCACCGACCTCGCGCTGCGCGTCACCGAGATGCTGCGCGCCAAGGGTGTGGTCGGCAAGTTCGTCGAGTTCTACGGCGCGGGCCTGAGCAACATGACCCTCCCCGACCGCGCCACCATCGCCAACATGGCCCCCGAGTACGGCGCCACCATGGGCTTCTTCCCCGTGGACGACGAGGCGCTGCGCTACCTGCGCCGCACCGGCCGCCTGGAAACCGAGATCGAACTGGTCGAGGCGTACTACAAGGCCCAGGGCATGTACCGCACCGACGAGACCGTCGATCCCGTCTTCACCGACACCATCGAACTCGACCTGGGCACCATCGTCCCCAGCCTCGCGGGCCCCAAGCGTCCCCAGGACCGGGTGGACCTGACCGGTATGCACACCGTGTTCAACGAGGCCCTCACCGCGCCCGTCAAGGCCCGCGGCTTCGAACTGCCCGCCGATAAACTGGACGCGCAGGGCACCATCACCGGCACCGACATCAAGATCGGACACGGCGCCGTCACGCTGGCCAGCATCACCTCCTGCACCAACACCAGCAACCCCAGCGTCCTGATCGCCGCCGGTCTGGTCGCCAAGAAGGCCGTCGAACTGGGACTGGACAGCAAACCCTGGGTCAAGACCAGCCTCGCCCCCGGCAGCCGCGTGGTCACCGAGTACCTCGAAGCCGCAGGCCTCCAGACGTACCTCGACCAGATCGGCTTCAACACCGTCGGTTACGGCTGCATGACCTGCATCGGCAACAGCGGCCCCCTGCCCGAACCCACCGTGGACGCCATCAACGAAGGTGACCTCGTCGTCGCCAGCGTGCTGAGCGGCAACCGCAACTTCGAAGGCCGCGTCAACCCCCACATCAAGGCGAACTACCTCGCCAGCCCGCCCCTGGTCGTCGCGTACGCCCTGGCCGGGACCGTCGTGAACGACATCGTCAACGACCCCATCGGCACCGGCAAGGACGGCCAGCCCGTCTACCTGCGCGACGTATGGCCCACCGCCGCCGAAATCCAGACCGTCATGGACAGCGCCATCAACGCCGACATGTTCCGCAAGGTCTACGACGGCATCGAGAAGAGCAACCAGGACTGGAACGCCATCCCCGTCGCCGAAGGCGCGCTGTACGACTGGAAGGAAGACAGCACCTACATCCAGAACCCCCCCTTCTTCGACAACCTCGCCGGCGGCCCCAGCGACATCGTGTCCATCGAAGGCGCCCGCGCCCTGGTGAAAGTCGGCGACTCCGTCACCACCGACCACATCAGCCCCGCCGGCAGCTTCAAGAGCGACACGCCCGCCGGGAAGTTCCTCACGGAACGCGGCATCCTCCCCAAGGACTTCAACTCCTACGGCAGCCGCCGCGGCAACGACCGCATCATGACGCGCGGCACGTTCGCCAACATCCGCCTCAAGAACCAGCTCGCCCCCGGCACCGAAGGCGGCTTCACCACTGACTACACCACCGGGCAGGTCAGCTCCATCTACGACGCCAGCGTCAACTACAAGGCCAGCAACATCCCCCTCGTCATCTTCGCCGGTAAGGACTACGGCATGGGCAGCAGCCGCGACTGGGCCGCCAAGGGCACCTTCCTGCTCGGCGTGAAGGCCGTCATCGCCGAGAGCTTCGAGCGCATCCACCGCAGCAACCTGGTCGGCATGGGCGTCCTGCCCCTCCAGTACAAGAACGGTGAGACCGCCGAGAGCCTGGGCATCAACGGCGACGAGACCTTCGACGTGATCCTCCCCGGCGACCTCAAACCCCGCCAGGACGTCGACGTGAAGATCACCGCCAAGGACGGCAGCACCCGCACCATCACCGTCCAGTGCCGCATCGACACCCCCGTCGAAATCGACTACTACAAGAACGGCGGCATCCTCCAGACCGTCCTCCGCGGCATCCTCGCCAAGAGCAACGAAGTCAAAGCCTAA
- a CDS encoding DinB family protein — protein MPSTLLSDQPGFTPMIARLIGMMTYTRETTLEAVQGWTPEELDLIPDGHANSAGMLLAHMAAVERIYQLISDGHPDPDGALEAHHWPGLNLGQQGRAEIRGRPLRHYLEELARVRAGTLELLGARDDAWLDEPLPLWGGTGNRHFMWFHVFEDEINHRGQLRLLRRHQPGHQGLGTTGAWLEPLRDGLGVRCRMVHEGSPAEQAGLRGGDEIVAIDGVDVQGAYFHELRLGAAPGVSSTFTVRRGDSTQDLTVTRVARPG, from the coding sequence ATGCCTTCCACCCTGCTGTCCGACCAGCCCGGTTTCACGCCCATGATCGCCCGACTGATCGGGATGATGACGTACACGCGCGAGACGACCCTGGAGGCCGTGCAGGGCTGGACGCCGGAGGAACTGGACCTGATTCCGGACGGGCACGCGAACAGCGCCGGGATGCTGCTGGCGCACATGGCGGCCGTGGAGCGCATCTACCAACTGATCAGCGACGGGCACCCGGACCCGGACGGCGCGCTGGAAGCCCACCACTGGCCGGGCCTGAACCTCGGGCAGCAGGGCCGCGCGGAGATCCGGGGGCGGCCCCTGCGGCACTACCTGGAGGAACTGGCCCGCGTGCGCGCCGGAACGCTGGAGTTGCTGGGGGCGCGGGACGACGCGTGGCTGGACGAGCCGCTGCCGCTGTGGGGCGGCACGGGAAACCGGCATTTCATGTGGTTCCACGTGTTCGAGGACGAGATCAACCACCGTGGGCAGCTGCGCCTGCTGCGTCGGCACCAGCCGGGTCACCAGGGGCTGGGTACGACCGGCGCGTGGCTGGAACCGCTGCGGGACGGGCTCGGCGTGCGCTGCCGCATGGTGCATGAGGGCAGTCCGGCCGAACAGGCAGGCCTGCGCGGCGGGGATGAGATCGTCGCCATCGACGGGGTGGACGTGCAGGGCGCCTACTTTCACGAGTTGCGCCTGGGAGCCGCGCCGGGTGTGAGCAGCACGTTCACGGTCCGGCGCGGTGACAGCACGCAGGACCTGACCGTGACGCGGGTGGCGCGGCCCGGCTGA
- a CDS encoding helix-turn-helix transcriptional regulator produces the protein MTTPAPWTFLTNHTHVLLCLQQHPGDTLREVATRVGITERAVQRIVRDLEDAGVLTRERHGRRNTYHLQPSTPLRHPLEAHHTVGELLDLLR, from the coding sequence ATGACCACGCCCGCCCCGTGGACCTTCCTCACCAACCACACCCACGTCCTGCTGTGCCTCCAGCAGCACCCCGGCGACACCCTCCGCGAAGTCGCCACCCGCGTCGGCATCACCGAACGCGCCGTACAACGCATCGTCCGCGACCTCGAAGACGCCGGCGTGCTGACCCGCGAACGACACGGCCGCCGCAACACCTACCACCTCCAACCCAGCACCCCCCTGCGCCACCCCCTCGAAGCGCACCACACCGTCGGCGAACTCCTCGACCTGCTCCGCTAG
- a CDS encoding NADP-dependent isocitrate dehydrogenase — MTQATLDTPVTTPLTTVAVAHGDGIGPEIMDATLRILAAAGARIQPVPIRIGEAVYREGHTSGFTPDTWDTLRAAGVLLKAPITTPQGGGYKSLNVTLRKTLGLYANVRPCRAYAPFVPSTHAGTDVVIIRENEEDLYAGIEHRQTREVVQCLKLVTRDGCERIVRYAFEYARAHGRRKVTALSKDNIMKLTDGLFHQVFREIGAEYPDLEQEHQIIDIGTARLATRPERYDVVVTLNLYGDIISDVAAEVTGSVGLAGSANIGPSFALFEAIHGSAPDIAGQNVANPGGLLQAAVMMLGHLGQHDVAVRVQNAWLRALEDGVHTADIAGEHTRERVGTREFADAVIARLGQEPQVLPAARRGPGQLPAPAPQPDRRDVVKALVGTDVFFEWAEADRDPAVLAARLEALVTGRLRLNMITNRGVKVWPGGQPETFRADHWRCRFLADGDGPVRHADVVALLTGLLGSGLDFIKTEHLYTFDGVPGFSMGQGQ; from the coding sequence ATGACTCAAGCCACCCTGGACACCCCTGTCACCACGCCCCTCACCACCGTCGCCGTCGCCCACGGGGACGGTATCGGCCCGGAAATCATGGACGCCACCCTGCGCATCCTGGCTGCCGCCGGGGCGCGCATCCAGCCCGTCCCGATCCGCATCGGCGAGGCCGTGTACCGCGAGGGCCACACCAGTGGCTTCACGCCCGACACCTGGGACACCCTGCGCGCGGCGGGCGTGCTGCTCAAGGCTCCCATCACCACCCCGCAGGGCGGCGGGTACAAGAGCCTGAACGTCACGCTGCGCAAGACGCTGGGCCTGTACGCGAACGTCCGCCCCTGCCGCGCCTACGCGCCCTTCGTGCCGTCCACGCACGCCGGGACGGACGTGGTCATCATCCGCGAGAACGAGGAGGACCTGTACGCGGGCATCGAGCACCGCCAGACGCGCGAGGTCGTGCAGTGCCTGAAACTCGTCACGCGGGACGGCTGCGAGCGGATCGTGCGCTACGCCTTCGAGTACGCCCGCGCGCACGGGCGGCGCAAGGTGACGGCGCTGAGCAAGGACAACATCATGAAGCTCACGGACGGCCTGTTCCATCAGGTGTTCCGCGAGATCGGCGCCGAGTACCCGGACCTGGAGCAGGAGCACCAGATCATCGACATCGGCACGGCGCGGCTGGCGACCCGCCCCGAACGGTACGACGTGGTCGTGACCCTGAACCTGTACGGCGACATCATCAGCGACGTGGCCGCCGAGGTCACCGGCTCGGTGGGGCTGGCGGGCAGCGCGAACATCGGCCCGAGCTTCGCGCTGTTCGAGGCGATTCACGGCAGCGCGCCGGACATCGCCGGGCAGAACGTCGCGAACCCCGGCGGGCTGCTGCAGGCGGCGGTCATGATGCTGGGGCACCTGGGGCAGCACGACGTGGCAGTGCGGGTGCAGAACGCGTGGCTGCGCGCCCTGGAGGACGGCGTGCACACCGCCGACATCGCGGGAGAACACACCCGCGAGCGGGTCGGGACGCGCGAGTTCGCGGACGCCGTGATCGCCCGGCTGGGGCAGGAGCCGCAGGTGCTGCCCGCTGCGCGCCGGGGGCCGGGGCAACTGCCCGCGCCCGCGCCGCAGCCGGACCGCCGGGACGTGGTGAAGGCCCTGGTGGGCACGGACGTGTTCTTCGAGTGGGCCGAGGCGGACCGTGACCCAGCGGTGCTGGCGGCGCGGCTGGAGGCGCTGGTGACCGGGCGGCTGCGGCTGAACATGATCACGAACCGGGGCGTGAAGGTCTGGCCGGGCGGGCAGCCGGAGACGTTCCGCGCGGACCACTGGCGCTGCCGGTTCCTGGCGGACGGGGACGGGCCGGTGCGGCACGCGGACGTGGTGGCGCTGCTGACGGGTCTGCTGGGCAGCGGGCTGGATTTCATCAAGACCGAGCACCTGTACACCTTCGACGGCGTGCCGGGGTTCTCGATGGGGCAGGGGCAGTAA
- a CDS encoding heavy metal translocating P-type ATPase, protein MTTQTLTSPSDRPEPRFTMSPELRRAVTLTALTLAGLLTGAAGEFLLHLPALQWAGYVTAFLAGGIPAGREALHSLFAERKLDVDLLMVLAALGAASIGQAADGAILLFLFSLSNTLQDWAMGRTSSAIQALMNLNPEGATVLRGGQEKWCELGDIRIGDILVVRPGERIAADARVTRGQTSVDESPITGESVPVDKAPGAELASGTVNLNGSVQATVIRPAGESTLARLVGLMEQAQTQKSRTESLTERWESPYAMIVLALVPAVYALLRFGFGLNVDDAWYRAMTFMVVASPCAVVISTPAVMLSAMAAAARGGVLFKSSAALDALADVRTVAFDKTGTLTQAKMTLTRVMADDEGAALALAAGLEAHSEHPIAQAVVTAAQERGVTPEHVQDAQAIPGHGIEARGADGAVVWAGNTRLAGRNGATLNAAQHTALTELGRQGSSSVIVGRGPQVLGVMGVADALRPGVAQALSALRGSGITHPVMLTGDRQEVAQTVAAELGLTEFRAELLPEDKLRIIGELGAQPGAGRVAMVGDGVNDAPALARADLGVAVASGTDVAIESADVVLMQNDLGRLAGAVRLARDARRTVITNLTFAFGVILIVAPLAVAGKVPLPLGVLAHEGGTVFVVFMGLRLLRHRV, encoded by the coding sequence GTGACCACCCAGACCCTCACCTCCCCGAGCGACCGGCCCGAGCCGCGCTTCACGATGTCGCCCGAGCTGCGCCGCGCCGTCACCCTCACCGCCCTGACCCTGGCTGGCCTGCTGACCGGCGCGGCCGGGGAATTCCTGCTTCACCTCCCGGCGCTGCAATGGGCCGGGTACGTCACGGCGTTCCTGGCGGGCGGCATTCCCGCCGGTCGCGAGGCGCTGCACTCGCTGTTCGCCGAGCGCAAGCTGGACGTGGACCTGCTGATGGTTCTCGCGGCCCTGGGCGCGGCGAGCATCGGGCAGGCGGCGGACGGCGCGATCCTGCTGTTTCTGTTCAGCCTGAGTAACACCCTGCAGGACTGGGCGATGGGCCGCACGTCCAGCGCCATCCAGGCCCTGATGAACCTGAACCCGGAAGGCGCGACCGTGCTGCGCGGCGGGCAGGAGAAGTGGTGCGAACTGGGCGACATCCGCATCGGGGACATTCTGGTCGTGCGGCCCGGCGAGCGCATCGCCGCCGACGCCCGCGTGACACGCGGCCAGACCAGCGTGGACGAGAGCCCCATCACGGGCGAGAGCGTCCCGGTGGACAAGGCGCCGGGCGCGGAACTCGCCTCCGGGACCGTCAACCTGAACGGCAGCGTGCAGGCGACCGTGATCCGCCCGGCGGGCGAGAGCACCCTGGCGCGGCTGGTGGGCCTGATGGAACAGGCGCAGACGCAGAAGAGCCGCACCGAGAGCCTCACCGAACGCTGGGAGAGCCCGTACGCGATGATCGTGCTGGCCCTCGTGCCCGCCGTGTACGCCCTGCTGCGCTTCGGGTTCGGCCTGAACGTGGACGACGCGTGGTACCGCGCCATGACCTTCATGGTGGTCGCCAGTCCCTGCGCGGTGGTGATCAGCACCCCGGCCGTGATGCTCTCGGCCATGGCCGCCGCCGCGCGTGGGGGCGTGCTGTTCAAGAGCAGCGCCGCGCTGGACGCCCTGGCCGACGTGCGCACCGTCGCCTTCGACAAGACCGGCACGCTGACCCAGGCGAAGATGACCCTCACGCGGGTCATGGCAGACGACGAGGGGGCCGCGCTGGCCCTGGCCGCCGGGCTTGAGGCCCACAGCGAGCACCCCATCGCGCAGGCCGTCGTGACCGCCGCCCAGGAACGAGGCGTGACCCCAGAGCACGTGCAGGACGCGCAGGCCATTCCCGGCCACGGCATCGAGGCGCGCGGCGCGGACGGCGCGGTCGTCTGGGCCGGAAACACCCGCCTCGCCGGGCGGAACGGCGCGACCCTGAACGCCGCGCAGCACACCGCCCTGACCGAACTGGGCCGCCAGGGCAGTTCCAGCGTGATCGTCGGACGCGGCCCGCAGGTGCTGGGCGTGATGGGCGTGGCCGACGCCCTGCGGCCCGGCGTCGCGCAGGCCCTGAGCGCGCTGCGCGGCAGCGGCATCACGCACCCCGTCATGCTGACCGGCGACCGCCAGGAGGTCGCGCAGACCGTCGCCGCCGAACTGGGCCTGACGGAATTCCGCGCCGAACTGCTGCCCGAGGACAAACTCCGCATCATCGGCGAACTGGGCGCGCAGCCGGGCGCCGGACGGGTCGCCATGGTTGGGGACGGCGTGAACGACGCGCCCGCCCTGGCCCGCGCCGACCTGGGCGTGGCGGTCGCCTCGGGCACCGACGTCGCCATCGAGAGTGCGGACGTGGTCCTCATGCAGAACGACCTCGGGCGGCTGGCGGGCGCGGTCAGGCTGGCCCGCGACGCGCGGCGCACCGTGATCACGAACCTGACCTTCGCGTTCGGGGTGATCCTGATCGTCGCGCCGCTGGCCGTGGCAGGCAAGGTGCCGCTGCCACTGGGCGTCCTGGCGCACGAGGGCGGCACGGTGTTCGTGGTGTTCATGGGCCTGCGCCTGCTGCGCCACCGGGTGTAG
- a CDS encoding heme-binding domain-containing protein — MRLNPARRPLLPRLLLGLLALFVLIQLVPYGRAHSNPPVQATPTWDSPQTEALFTRACADCHSHATAWPWYSNVAPVSWMVQRHVDEGRSRFNVNVPGFGEDARRAGHEVEDGSMPEPTYPPLHPDARLTDTERQQLVSGLNATFGTATRR, encoded by the coding sequence ATGAGACTGAATCCCGCCCGCCGCCCCCTGCTGCCCCGCCTCCTGCTGGGCCTGCTGGCCCTGTTCGTGCTGATTCAGCTCGTGCCGTACGGCCGGGCGCACAGCAACCCGCCCGTGCAGGCCACGCCCACCTGGGACAGCCCGCAGACCGAGGCGCTGTTCACGCGCGCCTGCGCGGACTGCCACAGCCACGCGACCGCATGGCCCTGGTACAGCAACGTGGCGCCCGTCTCGTGGATGGTGCAGCGGCACGTGGACGAGGGCCGCAGCCGATTCAACGTGAACGTGCCGGGCTTCGGCGAGGACGCCCGCCGCGCCGGGCACGAGGTCGAGGACGGCAGCATGCCGGAACCCACCTACCCGCCCCTGCACCCGGACGCCCGCCTGACGGACACGGAACGCCAGCAGCTCGTCAGTGGCCTGAACGCCACCTTCGGCACGGCCACACGCCGCTGA
- a CDS encoding type III polyketide synthase — MPGMSVPAFPALRSLVTGTPPHVTPQSAVQEAARTLFPRMAARPSLLDVFGNAQIESRALARPLEWYLSPRGFAEKNAVFIEEARTLTRRLAAQALAQAQVDPQDVDAVIVVNTSGLSTPSLDADLIGALGLNRHAARMPIWGLGCAGGAAGLARAADLIRAGFRRVLFVAVELCSLTLVKGDESSSNFVGTALFADGGAALVLTAPDVPGPPALAHLHGAYSTLIENSEDIMGWDVVDDGLKVRFSRDIPALVRSMMRGNVEEALTAHGWPREDVGTFVVHPGGVKVLAAYEEALSLPAGALDSSRRVLRQYGNMSSVTVLFVLAEVLRAAPRGRALLSAMGPGFSAEHVLLQFPA, encoded by the coding sequence ATGCCCGGTATGTCCGTTCCTGCCTTTCCGGCCCTCCGTTCCCTGGTGACCGGCACGCCTCCGCACGTCACGCCGCAGTCGGCGGTGCAGGAGGCGGCCCGCACGTTGTTTCCGCGCATGGCGGCCCGGCCCTCGCTGCTGGACGTGTTCGGGAACGCGCAGATCGAATCGCGGGCGCTGGCGCGGCCCCTGGAGTGGTACCTCAGTCCGCGCGGATTCGCGGAGAAGAACGCCGTGTTCATCGAGGAGGCCCGCACCCTGACCCGGCGGCTGGCCGCGCAGGCCCTCGCCCAGGCACAGGTGGACCCGCAGGACGTGGACGCCGTGATCGTCGTGAATACCAGCGGCCTGAGCACCCCCAGCCTGGACGCCGACCTGATCGGCGCACTCGGCCTGAACCGCCACGCGGCCCGCATGCCCATCTGGGGCCTGGGCTGCGCGGGCGGCGCGGCCGGACTGGCCCGCGCGGCCGACCTGATCCGCGCGGGCTTCCGGCGGGTGCTGTTCGTGGCGGTGGAACTGTGCAGCCTGACGCTGGTCAAGGGTGACGAGTCCAGCAGCAACTTCGTGGGCACCGCCCTGTTCGCCGACGGCGGCGCGGCCCTGGTACTGACCGCGCCGGACGTGCCGGGGCCGCCCGCGCTGGCGCACCTGCACGGCGCGTACTCCACCCTGATCGAGAACAGCGAGGACATCATGGGCTGGGACGTGGTCGACGACGGCCTGAAAGTCCGGTTCAGCCGCGACATTCCTGCCCTGGTGCGCAGCATGATGCGCGGCAACGTCGAGGAAGCCCTGACCGCCCACGGCTGGCCGCGCGAGGACGTGGGCACGTTCGTGGTGCATCCGGGCGGCGTGAAGGTCCTGGCCGCCTACGAGGAAGCGCTCTCGCTGCCCGCCGGGGCGCTCGACAGCAGTCGCCGCGTCCTGCGGCAGTACGGCAACATGAGCAGCGTGACCGTCCTGTTCGTGCTGGCCGAAGTCCTGCGCGCCGCGCCACGGGGCCGCGCCCTGCTGAGCGCCATGGGCCCCGGCTTCAGCGCCGAACACGTCCTGCTGCAATTCCCCGCGTAA
- a CDS encoding aldo/keto reductase, whose product MTDTTPNAAQSGTFRIGGDISVNRLGFGAMRVTGDGVWGDPTDREGALATLRRLPELGVNLIDTADSYGPAVSEELIREALHPYDSVIVATKGGLTRTGPNVWPPVGRPEYLKQQAHLSRRRLGVDVIDLWQLHRIDPKVPRDEQFGAIRELMDEGVIRHAGLSEVTVEEIEAARRVFPVATVQNLYNLVNRKSEDVLDYCERENIGFMPWFPLAAGSLARDGSVLADVAARLNASPSQVALAWVLRRSPVMLPIPGTGKVAHLEENVAAAALTLTDEDFRALDEVGKQEWASQAKQD is encoded by the coding sequence ATGACCGACACCACACCCAACGCCGCGCAGAGCGGCACCTTCAGGATCGGCGGGGACATCAGCGTCAACCGCCTGGGCTTCGGCGCGATGCGCGTCACGGGCGACGGCGTCTGGGGCGACCCGACCGACCGTGAGGGCGCGCTGGCCACCCTGCGCCGCCTGCCGGAACTCGGCGTGAACCTCATCGACACGGCCGACAGTTACGGCCCGGCCGTCAGTGAGGAACTGATCCGCGAGGCCCTGCACCCCTACGACAGCGTGATCGTCGCCACGAAGGGCGGCCTGACCCGCACCGGCCCGAACGTCTGGCCGCCCGTGGGCCGCCCCGAGTACCTCAAGCAGCAGGCGCACCTGTCCCGCCGCCGCCTGGGCGTGGACGTCATCGACCTGTGGCAACTGCACCGCATCGACCCGAAGGTGCCCCGCGACGAGCAGTTCGGCGCGATCCGCGAACTGATGGACGAGGGCGTCATCCGTCACGCCGGCCTGTCCGAGGTGACCGTCGAGGAGATCGAGGCGGCCCGCCGCGTGTTCCCCGTGGCGACCGTGCAGAACCTGTACAACCTCGTGAACCGCAAGAGCGAGGACGTACTGGACTACTGCGAACGCGAGAACATCGGCTTCATGCCGTGGTTCCCGCTGGCCGCCGGGAGTCTCGCCCGCGACGGCAGCGTACTGGCCGACGTGGCCGCCCGCCTGAACGCCAGCCCGTCGCAGGTGGCGCTGGCGTGGGTGCTGCGCCGCAGCCCCGTCATGCTGCCCATTCCCGGTACCGGCAAGGTCGCGCACCTCGAGGAGAACGTGGCCGCCGCCGCCCTGACCCTCACCGACGAGGACTTCCGCGCCCTCGACGAGGTCGGCAAGCAGGAATGGGCCAGTCAGGCGAAACAGGACTGA